TCAGTGTACACTTAATTCTTGCTATCTACATACTTAGACAACAAAGGCTGCATGATTAAAAGCCACTAGTGCTGAGTCCATTTGATAGTCTTCAGGTCAATtccctcttcaaccatttcccaTAATGGACTGTAAACCAAGCAATTCTAGATAAGCATTACTATTAAGTATCGTAATTAATATCTATTATATATTCAATCATGAGAAACGTCCGACATTGAATTCGTTCCCTCCGTTTATTGCGACTATCGTACATTTAACTTTCACAGCCAAATACacataaatgaaattaaaataaaatgatcATGCTTTtgcattaaataaatatttacattgtaaCTTAGTAAAACATACCTCATATCCCGAAGTCTCTTAACATGCTGGATCGTATTTTTTGCGGTAAAATCAATTTCCTCGAGTGTCGTAAAACGACCAATACCAAATCTAtacaaataagtaaaataactaTTAGGACATTACATTAACATTGTTTAATATTGTTTAGCAAATATAACTCACCTAATACTGGAATGTGCAAGATCTTCCGATGCTCCAATTGCTCTCAATACGTAACTCGGTTCCAAACTTGCGCTAGTACACGCAGAACCGCTACTCAAAGCAACATCTTTTAGCGCCATTAACAAAGATTCACCTTCTACATATGCAAAAGATAAATTCACACATCCAGGATACCAAGAGACAGTATCTCCATTGCGTACAACATGTGGTAAATTTGACATTATTTTTTCTATCAAATGATTGGACAGCATTGTTATATATTTGTGATCGtactaaaaaatatacaaatttatttaaaatgattATTTTCTATACGATAGAATatggttttgaattaaaattacctCCATTTCTGTTTGTGCTAACTCGCAAGCTGTCCCAAGACCTACTGCTAACGGTGCTGGAACAGTACCACTTCTCATACCCCGTTCTTGACCACCCCCACTTTGAATTGCTTCAATACGTACCCTAGGTCTTCTTCTTACATACAGAGCTCCAATTCCTTAACATTCGGTAAATTGTAGTTGCATAAATAcaaaagtaacaaaaaaaatatatgtaactTTTAAAATTACCTTTTGGACCATATATTTTATGACCGCTAATAGATAGTAAATCAATGTTCATAGCTTGAACATCGATTGGAACTTTTCCAATAGCTTGAGCTGCATCTGTATGAAAAAATACCTTCTTTTTCCTATAAAATTAATTCACtacataaaaaaattattttcaaattattgatCTGTAATATGCCTCTCTTTACCTGCATATAGCACCAATCTCTGCAATTGGCTGTTTCACACCAATTTCATTATTTACCATCATTACAGAAACAAGGGACGTAGTGGATTTAATTGCATTTTCTAATTGATCGAGATCAATGAGACCATTCTCTTTTACAGGAAGATAGGTGACTTCAAATCCTTCTGCCTGCAAGGCTCTACAGGAATCTAATACACATTTGTGCTCCtatatcgataaaattgtatgaaaataaattcattgCAATATACAACATTTGACAATATTCAAATCTAATTAACATACCGTCTGTGTCGTCACAAtatgattctttttttctttataaaacCTTGCTACACCCTTTACAGCTATGTTATTACATTCCGTTGCACCAGAGGTAAATATAATTTCCTTCTTGTCTGCACCTATTAAATTTGCTACTTGctattaaaaatgaaacattggATTAATACTATCCTAAGTCAAAGTTTGTATTAATCTATgcaacaaaataaatttatatacaaaacTGACGTTACGAGCAGTTTCAACAGCCGCTTCTGTTTCCCATCCATACATATGAGTTCTGGAATGTGGATTTCCATGGTACGATGTAAAATAAGGCATCATTTTATCTAATACTCGTGGATCCTATGTGAAATGTACAGGAAGTTAAATTTTATCCTTAAAAAATTACACAATAGTATATCGTATTATATCTACCATTGGCGTAGTTGCTTGAGCATCCAAATAAAGGGATCTACCTTCTACAGGTCCTCTTTTGTACTCGTCAGTAATGACAGCTACAATGAAATAATTCGTTTAGATATAATAAGCAAATACTATTAATTACAATATGTACATAACATGATATGTTCAACACTTACATTCATATTCTGTAACTTCTGTTAAATTGTGACAACTAGTGTGCACTGCACGACATTCCTTGACGCGATTTAAAGtcgatagaaaatttttaacCGGGCGAAACATGTTAATTCTTATAAAAACAGATTCATCTAAATTATCTATGAATTTCAGAACTCGACATGTCTAACCTTAAGTAACGTAATCGCAATATTGTATAATTTCGTTTTATTCTTCTATCAGGTTATTTTTGGAATTACCTGTATGGATGCAAATCTAAAAATTCCAatagtttcctttttctttaatCAGAAACGTAATTTGCTTGAGCTATGATTGAAATTCGACAACCTACCGACTGATTCAAAACtaaaaaacacatatacatTCGACACAATTACGAAAAATGATGCAACGCTTTCGCAGCTACATCTATACATACATATGGCACATACGTGGTACATTTACGTTTGAATTTCTACAGATAAACGAAGCAGATATTAAAAAAcatttgtttattaaatataataaatgtgaAAATTATCATTTTGGATTTCtccaaaatttcgaaaagaacATAATTTGCATACAAATATTACACGATTAGTAAACATACGTGTACAAATTAGATCAAATACAATCTGGCACTACCAAGAGTTAATTTCAGATGTACAATACAATATATAAACGTAtagaaataattacaattgcaaAATACTGATTAACGCAGCAAATCTACTAACGATCTTTAGACAAATTTAGCGAATCACCAATATCGCCAGATTGTGATTGTTGCTTCTTATGCAATGTCGTCATATCCAACATTCCACCAAAATCGGATTTAACATTAGAAATTGTCAGATCTTCGGTTCCTTGATATTCGTTTGATCGATTAAGCTTCATATTATCATTTTGTActtctattttctttcgatcAGTTGAATAGTCTTCAGGAGTTACAGAAAAAGTCCTACAAGATTCTGAAGATCCGGTAGTCCCTTTGAAGGGCGATTGAATGGAATCAACCATCGCAAAATCGCTTGGTTTACGTTCATTCCCTTCAATATCTcttgcaggagaaattttgccaaTCGAACCAAACAAATTAGCAATATTACGCATATATGTGGATGGCGAAGGCGACGATGTCCTTGTAAAATCTGCGATTGAAAATCCAGAAAGTTTTGCCAAATCCGACGTGGAAAAATTTGCTAACTTTGATAAGTCAGAAAACTTCGAAATCTGTTGCGTTATATCAGCTAAAGGGAAATCTGGTGTTGCAGACGAACGTGTTTTATTAACACCGGTGTCCGTTCCGAGTGGATTAGGCAGTTTTGAAAAATCAGCTGGCGAGAAATCATAGTCACATTTTGCATTTTTTACAGAGACCGTGAGTTCTCCAGATTGAAAACTAGGAATAACTTCTGAAGCTGATATGTGTTGTTTAGATGTTGAAGAATTACCATCCTTTATCTGTGTGATAGATGCTGTATCTGTGGTTATAATATTATCCTTTTTAATACTATCTCTAGAAGTAGATGGTTGCATCACAAAAGGCTTTGATGTGGGAGTAATTATGGCACTATCAGGTTTAAAATTCACAGGAGTGAGGAAGACTGCTGCATTGTTGGGTGCAAGACCAACTCCTGGTGGAACAGAAGGAACTAGAGATTCTGAAACAGGTACTAATGGGAATTTCATAGCAAGAAAATCAGGTGTTGTTCCATCTTCAGAACCAGGACAAATCATTTCTCTAATTACATCCCAATAAGAACCATTTGATCTATTACGTCCAGGCAATTTGGACGCGAGAGAACACTGTTAACATAATATAAACAGTTTAGTATTATTTGCATATTGTTTACATTATTTCTTCTATACTTACTCTTAAACGTTCAAGATAAGTTGTATTGTTGTTAAAATTGGCAGTAAAATCAATACCTCCTTCACTTCTGTAATACTCTATACATCTTCTCTAGAATAAAGAACATGTAATACCCTCTTAAGTTATTTGTAATCAATTATTAATTAACTACAGAGACGTATACTTACAATTTCTTCTAATGTATCTTGAGAAAGAAAATGCTCTTGGGATAAAGTGTAACTTAATAACATTGGTCTTGGATATTCGTGAGGTCGATTTTCAGGGGGTGGTAAAGACCAAAACACATTAAAATTTGATTCATAACAACTTCCATCTGTGTTGTAAGGAGCTAAAATTAatggtattatttttttatttatgcaagtataatttacaaaattgtattttcatcaAATGCAACATAAGAAACTTACAACATATTAACCCCACACATGGTGTATATCCATTATCACTGGGTCCTTTCATTTTAATCTGATAATCTAATTGAGAATCAACATctcgaagagaaggagaagcatGTGATGTAGGATGAGAATGATACCATCCAACTAAAGTGACACGCTTCCATTCCATAGCCCTTGCAATTTCAGCTTCAACTGCAGCTGCAGCTGATTTGTCTTTGCCAGAATATCTGCACGGAAAGGCAGTTGTTATGGATAaatctaaaatttaaaaaaaaataatttttagttaATGGAATTATTCATtgtttacattaatttttacaGAGATATTCACTGTGTGAATTAATATCCCAATGACCGCCCAAGTAGCCACAAACTTCTTTGTCAGTTAAATGGCAATGTAAATCTACCAGCAAAGCTGCAGTACTTGTTATTGTAACTAAAAATGGCTGTATTTTCCCAAGAGTACTAAAAGAAGTTAGTTCTACCATTGTACTCATATCCCTGAAACATAAATTATCCtcaatatattgtaaaaaatatttactttgttTTATTCTCTTACATGGCATGACTTCTTATTCCAAGATTTGCATGTTTTACTGGTACTCGTACTACTTGTACTGGAAGACTAGTTTGGACCTTTTCAGGGCTCTCCTCCATAGATTCTATGGTTGTTGCTTCCAtgttaacttttttttattttgtagaaaGCAAATTTTACTCAGAGTAAAATTTAGACTctcaaattaattacaaattcattatttttcatacgtAAATACTTTATACAAGACAATAAatactttattaatataaaaCCATTATTGATGATTATACATACATTACATTGCACAATAATAATGGATAAAAATTAACTAAACAATAAAAGAGTGATCTATATACTGTATCATAGCCATCGTATCGTATACTGTTTTTAAAAACCTAACCCAACTTTGAATACACTGTTATTATTGATAAAAAGGATAAGACCACTTATAACCTAAGTTAGGTTACGGTCGATTATCTACACACTCGACTCAATCAAGAAAGGTGTTTATGTTATCAAGGTTGGTATTATAACGGATTTCAGAACTAGTGTCTAGTAACATTGTATATGAAATATACATGCTAATGCATAATCACATATGTGTATGTTGTAAACTACGAGTGAACGTCAATTTTATTCCAGAACATTAGGAAATACTCCTCTTCAACATATTTCTAGAATGCTGAAATCAAAGTGGTCGATCCTATTGTAAACAATAAGCAATAAATTTATACTtacctaaataaaaaatttctgaaTAAACTACAATTTAtggattacaaatatatttaataaaaggaTTTATATACAATGTAAAATTATGTAAAGTTTTTTGGCACATATAGTTTGTGACGAAGTAGAAATACTTATTACAAAAGATGAAGTTTGTTCTTCTATTAATAAATAAGTAAGCAATAATATTTTAAGGCACCTCTTACTTCCTAATGAGTATTTTACCTATAATATCAAGGTAGTACAAAATTGCTTATACTATCATATCTGTATAATTAAGGGCATATAAAATAGAGTCATTTGTTGTATTATAAAATGAAGTattgttataaatattatgtCAAAAAATACTGATGTcatgtaaaaattgaatttggtTTGTGCTTTTTGATTTTCTAGCACTACAATATTGATAATATGCTActctaaaaatattacttttgtGCATTTTGCCTAAGTTTTATATGAGCACAaagttaaattattcaaaaagttTACATTCTGTGGTCTGGTGCTTGATAATAGTCATAAATTGGTATCTCTGGTGGTTCACCCACCATAAGTCTTGGTGCACAGCTTCTTGTTACAGCTACTACACACAATGTTACAGCTGATGCAGCAGCAACATGCCAAGAAAATATAAGAGCAACACCTTCTGGCAAAAGTGGCGCTGTGTGGTATACACGTACCATATGTGCTATCCAACCACCATGGAGTAATGTGGTACAAGCTCTTAAAAGTTTCAATTCAGGCCAAACAAGTTCCAAAATAATGGCTATAGATGTTGTCCATACTATAAAAGCTAAAATTAAATTGACTATTGTATTGCTCCCTACACTTCCCCATAAAAAAAGGAAACCTTCTATGAAGAAGCTTTGGCCAAGTGCCAGTTTAACTAATCCTTCACTTACATTGtgaggaaaataaaaattcaaaacatCAACAAGAccagagaatgcaaaaaatagatAGATTGTAGCTACTACAACTTTTGGAGACACTGTACCAACTTGTTGTAAACCCCCAGTTACTGTACCAGCTAAACCTATAGCAGTTGCTATTAATTTCAAGCTTCCCTCTATTGGGTGTCTATTTAACAGCTTTTCACATTTCTCTGTAAACTTTAGTCCCTTTGCTGTATTTGAATCATCTCTGGGTCTCAAAGATACCCAATATTTAGCATAATCGTAACACCATTTTAAGCCAAAACTGTAGAAGATAAACCCAGTTAGAATACATGGCAGATGGCTGTCCATGGAATACATTGAGAGTTGTTTCTTGACAGTAAACCTGTAAATTGTACAAAAGACAGTGTTTAATAAAGTAACATATACTTGatactattatacaatttttaattgtttaataaaaaatagttcTCAATcaagaatatatttcaaattactTACTGTATATTCCAAAAACTAAGCACTCATGCAAGGCTTACTCCTGGATTTTCCAACTGTTTCAGTTCTTGCTTCTAATGATGCACAAGGGATCTGctcattttatatttgtatcccGGAGATCGAGACTAGAGAATTAGAGGAAGAATTAATAACCAAATATAACTCACTattaataattcaaataaaCTTTATTGAATTAACAAAGTAGTAATTGCACGAACTCTTTTGTGTTGTACACAAAGGTTTATTAATTCGTTCCTTTTAAGGAGAACATGGCACGACAAACGTATTCTCTTCACCTTCTCCACAGGCTTTTAGCTATCGCGCAACTAATACGCTAGATggcgttatttaaattttatagtaagtTATGAATTTAATGAATAGCAGATTATTTACAGAGGCTTACCGAGGAGAATGGGATGTTTTTGATGAGTCGTATTCCTTTTAAcggcaaaaattaatatttgtagtgTCGACATTTTTTCGTTGCATCACTAAGTATTATGCAAGCATGGACAATGATCCAGAGTTCATTGTAAAGTAGATTAAATAACATCGTATTATTTACGCGTGCACATTTCTCCAATTAAACTAAAATTTAATGAATTGCATCGAAGCTCTATGGGAAAGGATTTGAATTCCAATTTTACAATAGAattatttccttttttgtttTAACTAAATAAAGTATATTTCACTATATAAcacaatttaattattaatataatgatATAGGATGTAAAAATATTCATGTGTACAAATGTATTGTTTATATTAAGCATGATAACATCATGAATCGAGATATCAATGCAACATTTATTATGAATAATGTGTTAAATACATTTTTGTTATAAATGTCACATTTAGTCTCATTCATATTCCCTCCATCAGTAAACGATATGCATAGGGTGCATAAATTACCACTGCAGTCCTGGTTTTATTCTTTACTGGTGCTTCTCATCACAGCAATTAACTGCGGTTACAGCATTGCTGCACACAGCGGTCGTTTCTCAGTTGGAGCGCGCCACAACTAAAGTGTTAACtttttattattgtacaaatttataaatattctatgtttaaataactttttacatttacatttcaaaagatgattttaaatatttttgaattgtaATAAAGTACATTATTCTTCAAGGAAGTATTTATTACACATACGTGATTATAATGTAATACATGGTGCGTACCTTCTAAATGAAAATATAGATGAAATCAGAcgcattaaattttgttcttaatctaaagcattccttcgtcgtcgtctttctTATCTGGACTAGATGTTGGTGAAGCTTGTTTCGTATTATTGTCCTCTTGTCCTTGCTGTGATTGTTCTTGGCCAGCCTTAGCTTCGGATTCAAGAGCAGTGACGAATTCTTCAATGTTTCCACTGGTAGCAGCATCAACAGCGTCCGGTCCCAAGCCAAATTGACGGATGACAGATCCCGCCTGGCCTGACTGCAAAGCAGACCAGAACATTGATAGCGCCTGGGAGAACTGGGTAGACAATAGCGTGGTACACAGGTGATCCCCTGGTGGTAAGTGCGGTCTCAGTGCACGCTCCAAGCTTTCCGATGCAGAGATCGCCGCAGGGATGTCATTGGTCAGCTCAGTTGCTACGCCCCTCTGCCGGACAATAAGCTGTGCTGTAGGTGGCCGAAAACAACAAATAATCCCAGAGAAACTTCCCCAACTGCTCAGCAGAGCCAGAGTCTCCGACAGCCAGGAAAAGTTCGAGTAGAAAACAGtattaaataatgagaaaaCCATGCCTCTATCCTttgattttataatattattttgtcaATGTATACTGCGGTTTAGTTACTGGTGAGACCATTGATTCTAGGACAGGAACAAAATTTACACAATATTACAAATAAAgtttgaaacttgaaacaatATTATGAATATATGATTaccaattttttatataatttgttaTGCGATTATTCAtgatattttaaaaaacattatcacatttaaaaaaaaaaaaaaaaaaaaaagttagatGACAAAAGAATTTGTGTTTATATGACCATGCAACATTTGTTAGataataatattgattttttgTAAGTAATTAGAATCTGATTAATTCTAGTGTAGAAGATACAACAAATGACTTTTTTTTACACAGCTgcttaaaaaaataatgaaacttgCGTAATTTTAAAGTTTGACTTTCACTCAAGTGTACCTTTCTATTcttgataataataacaactgtAAGAAAAGATACATTAtcaaaaaaaagtaaatagttTATTAGTATATTAGTGCATTCAATAAAATATTGCATAAtattcataacttcaaattttgtTCAAGACATATATCACTCtgtattatttcaatttaaataatgATGTAGCTCTTAAGGAATTACTTAATGCAAGATTAtatttttgaacaaaaattacacaAGAAAAGTCTgttgttttataaaaataatcatgACAATGAAATTGCgtttctatataattacaatttatgacCTTAAAGGAACAAGTACAAAACATTTTTGATTAGgttcattgaaaattaaaaacaaaatgaatattacacaaatatttagcattttaagcgaaaaatataaacattaagAATGTTGTTATTGAATGATTTATGTACAATATGTATCATTGCATTATATAAAATACGTTTTATCATTTattcctattattattattattattattattcgtgtaATAAAAGCAAATACATTTTAATAAGTAATTTTGAATGAAAAGAACCAAATCCTTAAATTTTAATCTACTTCTTCTTTCTTATAATTGTTCATTATTGTATATAGTTTTTTCATGTATGTATCATTCTACTTAGtcagaatattatttttgataattacAATATCTCAATTTTGGTTAATATATTCTTAGAACTGTTATATTGCTATTGCattaatataatacattatattaACTATATATGTATTCTATCTTTGAGAATACATACAATAGAATTATAATAGTGctataaattattacatattGTGTTAAATCACTTacaataacatttttaattaagCAGTTTTATGTTAATAAAATTATCGACAAGCtgaaaattgagaaataataGTATATGTTAAATATAgctatttaatgaatataagaTATTACCTGAACAACAGATTCTGTTTCTGTTGATGTtggaattttcgataaaaatgtttgAAGATCGCTAAGTCGTATTTTGTTATTGGTGCTTGTTGTTGCTCCAGGTGTTGATGCAGGAGGTGTTTTCGTTGATTGTTTATTGTCTCCTAGATAAAGATTTATATGAATCAGCACATGTTACTTATGTAATGAATTCACTTACCATTGGGTTTTGGAGTATCATTAGCAGATGCTGGTAAAGATACTGTTTGCGGTGAAGGTCCTacagtatttgtagttattcgaggTCGATTAATTGGTGGATATAGACGTCGATTTGAACCAGTGACTGCAGGAGCACTAGTACTAGGTCCACCCTGAGCTGTAGTCATTGTACCTAGTAAACTACCTAGACCATCGATTTGACCTACACCACCAAACAACTGCATTAATTGCTGTTGTgacatatattttaatatattttgaaaatctcTTTCCGTATTCATATTGCGAATTCTTTGTGGTCCAGAAGTTGGTGGATTATTAAGAACTTcattaatttttctacaataTTCTTCATCTTTATCTGTTTTAAGATCCTACAAAACAATACTATGTTAAATAGggagtataattattttataaatttcataaattcttacaaatttgtatatttcacaTACTTTGAACTAAAATAAACATACTTATAAACAAAATATTAGAATATTACTTTTATCCGAGTACATAAACACTTCAagtggtataaataattttattactgcTTACTACTTCAACTATTTCATTATCATATGGCTCGTGTAACTTTTCCTTTTGTACATATACAAAAAAGAAGTTCCGTGATTTAAGAATCTCTTTGACATTTAAAGAAACATGAGTAAATACCTCATTTTTGGAGATATTTAATCTTCCCTTTTTTATGTACTTTAACCTTGTTGCCATTCTAATTCCACTAGTCATTCTACTTGTGTATTCATTGTTAACCCCAACAACATTATCACattcttgaaaatatattaGTAAAATATTAGTAAAAGAATTCATAAACACTTACAATTATATAGATGCTATTATAGATATACATTGAAGCGATTACCACCTAACAAGACAATCTTGTCTAAAATTTCCCAAgcaaaaatatgaataaatatttcaaataaattttgtttttaagtTAATTAAATACTAGTTAAATCAATAAAAAGACTTTATCTTTACTCACTAGACATATTCTTAGAATGACAATCTATATGCTAGATAAAGGATTTGGATAAACTCTAAAGTATTAAAAAAGGAACTGTTTCACTATTacataatgtttgagaaaacatcttgTAATAGTTTATAAAGGCTTTGCACACATAAtctttttattagaaaaagaaacaaaaaattaataaaactgtaATAGACAAATATATAATGAAATAACAATGAAATTCTAGTGCATCTTTCAAAATATAACTTACCTTTTATGAACTTTTATGTTCGaagtaatatatataaataatctactagtttttataattcaaattatGTGAAATATGATTCGAACAATGACTTCGAATAATATCAACAGTAAAATTTAACCCACCTGGAgccaaacaaaaaattttttgttcgatGACTTGAATCGTAAAACATATACTCTTCCAGTTTTGCATTGAGGAACATATTTAAATTCATAATCATcgggaaaaataattaaatcctagaaaaaaacaaaaaagtgcTTACAAACATTTTTGCATAGTTAAAAGGAACatataaatttaacaaataaaCGTACTTTGTAATTTCTTTCACATTTCAATAAAACAtgggaataataaaaaaaaacttacatCTTCAACAAATCCTGTCGTACGATCTTTCCAACAAAAGTGCATCAATGAATCGTCAGATTGATAAACGTACAGCTGGCCTTTTCGTGTATCTGGATATACCATTTTTCCTTTCATGGTCATTTTTCCAGCTTTGAACTCCACCAAATTTTTGGAAGTACCGCGAGAAGCATTATTTCCGAAAAGAGCTCCTTCCGACATACTCGATTCTTTAAACAAATGTGTTTTGTtttgataaatatattaaactacgATAGGCGGTTAATTTTCGTTACACTGCGCACTGATGACACTGCACTTTAAAATGGCGTATTAAAAGATTTTCGATCATACATCGAATTTGTGGTGATACCTCCCGGTTTCCACCAGGGGGCTGAGAGCGGTTCATGGATTCTCGCAACTTGTTGATAAGGTACATTTTGTAGCAACTAGATAGTCTATAGAAGCTAGACTGCAAAAATTTCTCTAGACATTAGTGTAATTCTTTATAGTTGGTAAGGTAATACAGCATTATTTAAAAGCAGCAAATTTTAAGGCACGAATATACGAATCTGTGTACTTCGCCAAGCAATTATTGAATACGTATATAAGTCGATGAGGTCGATTTAAAATGGAACATCATgttttataagaattaaataaaaacgtGCAGTTGTCAAGTGAAACATACTTAAAAACTCGTGTCAATTATTCCTACTTAAATGAGCGCTCATACATAACGTAAGTAGACTTTATAAATAAAAGCTAATgcacgtaattaaaaataatgattaTTTATTAGACATATAATTGAgacatttaaacattttttattaattgtgCGTTACGCATACAAGTCATATACGCAAACACAGAATGCTTCGGAAAGAGCACTTTCAGCTAGTACGTTGCTAGATGTCACCACACAACAAAAATTCAGTTCTTTACTgttagttaagaaatgtttcctAATAAGGATTTTAATTGATGTATTCACTCTATTTGTAGAGATTGTTCTTTTTTAGTgttaatttacatttaattGATATAGGATTATTGTATAATGGAGTTTATAATTTTCCAATGAGTATGAACTAAATCCGAATGAGTATGAACT
This window of the Ptiloglossa arizonensis isolate GNS036 chromosome 5, iyPtiAriz1_principal, whole genome shotgun sequence genome carries:
- the Rpn13 gene encoding regulatory particle non-ATPase 13 isoform X1, with translation MSEGALFGNNASRGTSKNLVEFKAGKMTMKGKMVYPDTRKGQLYVYQSDDSLMHFCWKDRTTGFVEDDLIIFPDDYEFKYVPQCKTGRVYVLRFKSSNKKFFVWLQDLKTDKDEEYCRKINEVLNNPPTSGPQRIRNMNTERDFQNILKYMSQQQLMQLFGGVGQIDGLGSLLGTMTTAQGGPSTSAPAVTGSNRRLYPPINRPRITTNTVGPSPQTVSLPASANDTPKPNGDNKQSTKTPPASTPGATTSTNNKIRLSDLQTFLSKIPTSTETESVVQRGVATELTNDIPAAISASESLERALRPHLPPGDHLCTTLLSTQFSQALSMFWSALQSGQAGSVIRQFGLGPDAVDAATSGNIEEFVTALESEAKAGQEQSQQGQEDNNTKQASPTSSPDKKDDDEGML
- the LOC143147152 gene encoding transmembrane protein 45B, which gives rise to MYSMDSHLPCILTGFIFYSFGLKWCYDYAKYWVSLRPRDDSNTAKGLKFTEKCEKLLNRHPIEGSLKLIATAIGLAGTVTGGLQQVGTVSPKVVVATIYLFFAFSGLVDVLNFYFPHNVSEGLVKLALGQSFFIEGFLFLWGSVGSNTIVNLILAFIVWTTSIAIILELVWPELKLLRACTTLLHGGWIAHMVRVYHTAPLLPEGVALIFSWHVAAASAVTLCVVAVTRSCAPRLMVGEPPEIPIYDYYQAPDHRM
- the Rpn13 gene encoding regulatory particle non-ATPase 13 isoform X2; the encoded protein is MSEGALFGNNASRGTSKNLVEFKAGKMTMKGKMVYPDTRKGQLYVYQSDDSLMHFCWKDRTTGFVEDDLIIFPDDYEFKYVPQCKTGRVYVLRFKSSNKKFFVWLQDLKTDKDEEYCRKINEVLNNPPTSGPQRIRNMNTERDFQNILKYMSQQQLMQLFGGVGQIDGLGSLLGTMTTAQGGPSTSAPAVTGSNRRLYPPINRPRITTNTVGPSPQTVSLPASANDTPKPNGDNKQSTKTPPASTPGATTSTNNKIRLSDLQTFLSKIPTSTETESVVQSGQAGSVIRQFGLGPDAVDAATSGNIEEFVTALESEAKAGQEQSQQGQEDNNTKQASPTSSPDKKDDDEGML
- the LOC143146828 gene encoding uncharacterized protein LOC143146828, with the translated sequence MEATTIESMEESPEKVQTSLPVQVVRVPVKHANLGIRSHAMDMSTMVELTSFSTLGKIQPFLVTITSTAALLVDLHCHLTDKEVCGYLGGHWDINSHNLSITTAFPCRYSGKDKSAAAAVEAEIARAMEWKRVTLVGWYHSHPTSHASPSLRDVDSQLDYQIKMKGPSDNGYTPCVGLICSPYNTDGSCYESNFNVFWSLPPPENRPHEYPRPMLLSYTLSQEHFLSQDTLEEIRRCIEYYRSEGGIDFTANFNNNTTYLERLRCSLASKLPGRNRSNGSYWDVIREMICPGSEDGTTPDFLAMKFPLVPVSESLVPSVPPGVGLAPNNAAVFLTPVNFKPDSAIITPTSKPFVMQPSTSRDSIKKDNIITTDTASITQIKDGNSSTSKQHISASEVIPSFQSGELTVSVKNAKCDYDFSPADFSKLPNPLGTDTGVNKTRSSATPDFPLADITQQISKFSDLSKLANFSTSDLAKLSGFSIADFTRTSSPSPSTYMRNIANLFGSIGKISPARDIEGNERKPSDFAMVDSIQSPFKGTTGSSESCRTFSVTPEDYSTDRKKIEVQNDNMKLNRSNEYQGTEDLTISNVKSDFGGMLDMTTLHKKQQSQSGDIGDSLNLSKDR
- the Nfs1 gene encoding nfs1 cysteine desulfurase — its product is MFRPVKNFLSTLNRVKECRAVHTSCHNLTEVTEYESVITDEYKRGPVEGRSLYLDAQATTPMDPRVLDKMMPYFTSYHGNPHSRTHMYGWETEAAVETARNQVANLIGADKKEIIFTSGATECNNIAVKGVARFYKEKKNHIVTTQTEHKCVLDSCRALQAEGFEVTYLPVKENGLIDLDQLENAIKSTTSLVSVMMVNNEIGVKQPIAEIGAICRKKKVFFHTDAAQAIGKVPIDVQAMNIDLLSISGHKIYGPKGIGALYVRRRPRVRIEAIQSGGGQERGMRSGTVPAPLAVGLGTACELAQTEMEYDHKYITMLSNHLIEKIMSNLPHVVRNGDTVSWYPGCVNLSFAYVEGESLLMALKDVALSSGSACTSASLEPSYVLRAIGASEDLAHSSIRFGIGRFTTLEEIDFTAKNTIQHVKRLRDMSPLWEMVEEGIDLKTIKWTQH